One genomic region from Vanacampus margaritifer isolate UIUO_Vmar chromosome 2, RoL_Vmar_1.0, whole genome shotgun sequence encodes:
- the atad5a gene encoding ATPase family AAA domain-containing protein 5 isoform X2, with protein MAGVVAMASVIEDFDTQKSSKDGGSAVVKTITSYFSPVAKAVEKPFSPPRSNNIMDYFSRGPLTSKVKSSPSEHLKGIGQRSSEEHTNPEVTVKQPSLKRRRKTTKAKTELVDFEAAISDDEDSNLPASSQSVCAVVGSDTAALLAQISADASNSNRSIESNTCQSDKKAQKNEYDKNASKYGKDGQPEQDVSINSTSSPVGNVKEKGKPVKTNATHSSKKNKQKEENHSKSEQKGAESSCAVHTEVEVNEGSELKRNTVMISFEDFVRSQSEVKGEEKSTDVQCEGNKISQEGDKMDTHQLDTSKSKENVASTEVSVQVSPRTITIQAQMHTISPKQETGKPEIRGALLTNRRKGARNLATEAPPLHTALVTAKRKSNVVLEEEDLDLIVLESESSPKCSDAERRQFMAAFKQPSLDGSKAKLCQNQAKQNQPAEKDVEENDFQEEKMVTKTEPQRKCRKAAEKVTASSKVADETLPAKSDDIQEEPEASINLSIPVVRRSRREAVLRQAPETPETFPVRKRNRLKDFAETPVKFSSRKTRKFKHGVYIAEMVSPPDAKETPIRIQFRRVHPNASGNGKNPLLDCNVSDNSKKQKKAKKMVAKAKAIQQIKKDAVENKRTVRRSTRTEASIAKSYCEDENVVISLEDDQPASPQKGPQKSQTKTSLRNLNDVLGKATKAAPASKGALTEGQDKNARKVSSVISIFDESSREGSENSQDDEQFRARREFLKSGLPESFKKQMAKASVTKETYTLSCASFQPVVHMMQIPNDCPLWRLPWPESPQLCCLNELSIDVSEPSPPLNGSLGMKTKPERGVFCERGSGWRLEMSEKVRQLLIEEVSASNPLFPAKTFLPRFLASRADHQQHSEAASTRSSPEALGGKRKRMDDKLAKVAKKQRAADHEENICTLEPEPSKRVGRTRRVQRARLDKAKDKPLSGTDDAVIVLDDVCEDTEKKVEAKEDVLWTEKYQPQHSSDIIGNTASVQRLHCWLKEWKHRADREERNKQKEKKQEEDRNNSDWDCGDEEPLFAEDSLCNTVLITGPTGIGKTASVYACAQELGFKVFEVNASSQRSGRLILSQLKEATQSHQVDIQGVNANKPAFFNSYNTSSGTGKLGSSPRKPNSPRRIVSSPRKPPNSPRGTKRGGLAPTSLANFFKMGRPNNKEPSSTKQAPSKKMTPQEDTRKQKDSTVKSAVASTPKDNEEPSKRTATSLILFEEVDVIFDEDAGFLAAIKTFMSTTKRPVILTTSDPAFSTMFDGNFEEIHFKTPSLLDVSSYLRLLCLAEDTRTDQRDISTLLKINGCDIRQSLLQLQCWTRSAGGRHVPSPSDDTNPNGNELKRQTSGGAAGECALTVTSPQPPCESGCAQSRLGLLNIEPERDVWELLQIHTHELACWELLMESTRQGVNLLYSNMESLLPLPRLQLISTYKPEPTSEFVPACRQSDEPPSHARLLHSSEAADCSDDGSPIKVSHRMKKNKRRHYLPDQDGLHSDSDSEESFLSLCKQQEGPQAKEEPTERLVPQMEERKPLTPAERLKSVPVSKCLESLSDFFNNMSDIDSLLVHQGGDAHRGPLQVSAALKDGMTDESRYELDTLSWVLGERTLEIQTAVEALSFHKCRLSVAEAWDRARQLEGQLAEDTAAELTLPVASHCNCYSFTQSSLCPPQVVEQRRDVMEGLVCSGTLGTLANRSAVAVDYLPALRTICRSEQIKEQGKVKRRFLHYLDSIHLGLHKNTLQYLSKDFP; from the exons ATGGCTGGTGTTGTGGCAATGGCGTCTGTCATAGAGGATTTTGACACACAG AAATCGAGCAAAGATGGTGGCAGTGCTGTTGTCAAGACAATCACCAGCTACTTCTCTCCTGTGGCCAAAGCTGTGGAGAAACCGTTCTCACCTCCTCGCTCCAATAACATCATGGACTATTTTAGCCGTGGTCCTCTGACCTCCAAAGTAAAGTCCAGCCCATCAGAACACCTTAAAGGGATTGGTCAGAGGTCTTCAGAAGAGCACACCAACCCAGAGGTTACTGTGAAGCAGCCGTCACTTAAACGGAGGAGAAAGACAACTAAAGCTAAAACTGAACTTGTGGATTTTGAAGCTGCTATTTCAGATGATGAGGACTCAAACTTGCCGGCAAGTTCCCAAAGTGTCTGTGCTGTCGTTGGCAGTGATACAGCTGCTCTGCTGGCCCAGATTAGCGCCGATGCTTCGAACTCTAATCGTTCAATAGAGAGCAACACTTGTCAGTCTGATAAGAAGGCTCAGAAAAAtgaatatgacaaaaatgcctCTAAATATGGAAAAGATGGCCAACCTGAACAAGATGTGTCAATCAATAGCACTTCATCTCCAGTTGGTAATGTAAAGGAAAAGGGGAAACCAGTTAAAACAAATGCTACACACAGTTCCAAGAAGAATAAACAAAAGGAGGAAAATCATTCTAAATCCGAGCAGAAAGGTGCAGAAAGTTCTTGTGCTGTCCACACGGAGGTTGAGGTCAACGAGGGCTCTGAGTTGAAGAGGAACACGGTCATGATCTCTTTTGAGGATTTTGTCCGCAGTCAGTCCGAGGTCAAGGGTGAAGAAAAGAGTACTGATGTGCAGTGTGAAGGAAATAAGATATCTCAAGAGGGTGATAAAATGGATACTCACCAGTTGGACACCTCTAAATCTAAAGAAAATGTAGCATCTACAGAGGTCTCTGTCCAAGTCTCACCTCGAACCATCACCATTCAGGCTCAAATGCACACCATCTCACcaaagcaggaaacaggaaagCCTGAGATAAGGGGAGCATTGCTAACGAACAGGAGAAAGGGTGCGAGAAATCTTGCAACGGAAGCACCACCTCTTCACACGGCGCTTGTGACAGCCAAACGGAAATCCAATGTTGTTCTTGAAGAAGAGGATCTTGACCTGATTGTGCTTGAGAGTGAATCTAGCCCCAAGTGCTCTGATGCAGAGAGAAGACAGTTCATGGCGGCCTTCAAACAACCTAGCCTGGATGGGTCCAAGGCAAAGCTGTGCCAGAACCAGGCCAAGCAAAATCAACCTGCAGAGAAAGATGTTGAGGAAAATGACTTTCAGGAAGAGAAAATGGTTACAAAAACAGAACCACAAAGAAAATGTAGAAAAGCAGCAGAAAAAGTCACAGCTTCATCAAAGGTTGCAGATGAAACCTTGCCTGCTAAATCTGATGACATCCAAGAGGAGCCAGAGGCTTCCATAAATCTCTCTATTCCAGTTGTGAGGAGGTCTCGAAGAGAGGCTGTTCTTAGGCAAGCCCCTGAAACTCCAGAAACATTTCCTGTTAGGAAACGGAATAGATTGAAGGATTTTGCAGAGACCCCTGTTAAATTCTCATCCCGTAAAACACGAAAGTTCAAGCATGGAGTCTACATAGCAGAGATGGTCTCCCCACCTGATGCCAAAGAGACTCCAATCAg GATACAATTCAGGAGAGTTCATCCGAATGCATCTGGAAATGGCAAAAATCCTCTTTTGGACTGTAAT gTATCTGAtaactccaaaaaacagaagaaggcaaaaaaaatggttgcGAAAGCTAAAGCCATTCAACAGATTAAGAAAGATGCTGTTGAGAATAAGAGGACCGTAAGACGTTCAACAAGGACGGAGGCTTCCATCGCAAAGAGTTATTGTGAAGATGAG AATGTTGTCATCTCCCTGGAGGATGACCAGCCTGCTTCACCTCAGAAGGGAccacaaaaaagtcaaactaagaCCTCTCTACGCAATCTAAATGACGTGCTGGGTAAAGCCACCAAAGCTGCCCCAG CCTCCAAGGGCGCCTTGACGGAGGGCCAGGACAAGAACGCTCGCAAGGTATCTTCTGTGATTTCCATCTTTGATGAGAGCAGCCGCGAGGGCTCTGAAAACTCCCAAGATGACGAGCAGTTCAGGGCTCGCCGAGAGTTTCTCAAGAGCGGCTTGCCTGAGTCCTTCAAGAAGCAGATGGCCAAGGCTTCTGTCACCAAAGAGACATACACACTTTCCTGTGCCTCTTTCCAACCAGTTGTACACATGATGCAAATACCAAATG ATTGTCCTCTATGGCGTCTACCCTGGCCAGAGTCTCCTCAACTGTGCTGTCTCAATGAGCTTTCCATAGACGTGTCTGAGCCCAGTCCACCTCTAAATGGCTCCTTGGGTATGAAGACAAAACCGGAGCGTGGAGTGTTTTGTGAACGA GGTTCAGGTTGGAGGCTTGAGATGTCTGAAAAAGTTCGTCAGCTTCTGATTGAGGAGGTCAGCGCCTCAAACCCTCTCTTCCCCGCTAAGACATTTCTGCCTCGCTTCTTGGCCAGTCGTGCTGATCACCAACAACACTCAG AGGCTGCAAGCACTCGGTCTTCACCTGAGGCATTAGGAggaaagaggaagaggatggaTGACAAGTTGGCCAAAGTAGCTAAGAAACAGCGAGCTGCCGATCATGAAGAAAACATTTGCACCCTGGAGCCAGAACCGTCAAAGAGGGTAGGCCGCACAAGACGAGTCCAGAGAGCCAGACTGGATAAGGCGAAGGACAAGCCTTTGTCTGGAACAGATGATGCTGTCATCGTGCTTGATGACGTGTGTGAGGACACTGAGAAGAAAG TTGAGGCAAAGGAGGATGTGTTATGGACAGAAAAATATCAGCCGCAGCACTCCAGTGACATCATTGGCAACACAGCCTCAGTGCAGAGGCTGCACTG TTGGCTGAAGGAATGGAAGCATCGTGCAGACAGGGAAGAGAGGAATAagcagaaagaaaagaaacaagagGAAGACCGCAACA ACTCTGATTGGGACTGTGGAGATGAGGAACCCCTGTTTGCAGAGGACTCGTTGTGCAATACAGTCCTAATTACAGGACCCACGGGAATAGGAAAGACTGCCTCAGTCTATGCTTGTGCTCAGGAGTTGGGTTTTAAG GTGTTTGAGGTGAACGCTTCATCTCAACGGAGTGGCCGTCTGATTCTTTCCCAGCTGAAGGAGGCCACTCAGTCGCATCAGGTTGACATTCAAGGAGTCAATGCAAACAAGCCCGCATTCTTTAACAGCTACAACACGAGCAGTGGCACTGGCAAGCTTGGATCCTCTCCAA GGAAGCCGAACTCTCCTCGCAGGATTGTTTCATCTCCCAGGAAACCTCCCAACTCTCCAAGAGGCACTAAACGAGGAGGCCTCGCTCCAACCTCTTTAGCAAATTTCTTCAAAATGGGCCGACCCAACAACAAGGAACCATCGAGCACTAAGCAGG CCCCTTCCAAGAAGATGACACCACAGGAGGACACGAGAAAACAAAAGGACTCCACAGTCAAATCAGCCGTGGCTTCCACGCCTAAGGACAATGAGGAGCCGAGTAAGAGGACGGCCACCTCGCTCATCCTGTTTGAAGAGGTGGATGTTATTTTTGACGAAGATGCTGGCTTTCTTGCTGCCATCAAGACCTTCATGAGCACTACAAAGAGACCAGTCATCCTCACCACCAGTG ATCCTGCATTCAGCACCATGTTTGACGGCAACTTTGAAGAGATCCATTTCAAAACGCCCTCTTTG TTGGACGTGAGCAGCTACCTGCGCCTGTTGTGTCTGGCTGAGGACACGAGGACAGATCAGCGTGATATCAGCACACTGCTCAAAATCAACGGCTGTGACATCCGGCAGAGCCTGTTGCAGCTGCAATGCTGGACTCGAAGTGCAGGGGGGCGCCACGTTCCATCACCTTCAGATGACACAAATCCAAATG GAAATGAACTGAAGCGACAGACTAGTGGTGGAGCAGCAGGCGAATGTGCACTGACTGTAACGTCACCTCAACCTCCATGTGAAAGCGGCTGTGCGCAGAGTCGGCTGGGCCTACTGAATATCGAACCTGAGAGAGATGTTTGGGAGCTGCTACAG ATTCACACACATGAACTGGCTTGCTGGGAGCTACTCATGGAAAGCACTCGACAAGGAGTTAACTTGCTCTACTCCAATATGGAGAGCCTCTTACCTTTACCACGCTTGCAGTTGATCTCCACCTACAAACCAGAGCCCACCTCTGAGTTTGTACCTGCCTGCCGTCAGTCTGACGAGCCGCCTTCCCATGCGAGGCTGCTACACTCATCTGAGGCAGCAGATTGCTCAGATGATGGGAGTCCAATTAAAGTGTCACATAGAATGAAGAAGAACAAGAGGCGACATTACCTCCCTGACCAGGATGGACTGCACTCAGACTCTGACTCAGAGGAGAGTTTCCTCTCTCTCTGCAAGCAGCAAGAAGGACCTCAGGCCAAAGAGGAACCCACCGAAAGACTAGTTCCACAAATGGAAGAAAGGAAACCACTGACTCCTGCAGAGCGTCTGAAAAGCGTTCCTGTCTCCAAGTGTCTAGAATCACTAAGTGActttttcaacaatatgtctGACATAGACTCCCTACTTGTTCATCAGGGGGGTGATGCTCACAGGGGACCCCTTCAAGTCAGTGCAGCTCTGAAGGACGGAATGACTGATGAGTCCAGATATGAGCTGGACACCTTGAGCTGGGTGTTGGGTGAGCGTACACTGGAGATCCAGACTGCGGTGGAGGCGCTGAGCTTCCACAAGTGTCGGCTCTCTGTAGCAGAGGCCTGGGACCGAGCCCGGCAGCTGGAGGGGCAGTTGGCAGAGGACACTGCGGCAGAACTCACCCTCCCTGTGGCCTCTCATTGCAATTGTTACAGCTTCACTCAGAGCAGCCTCTGTCCGCCCCA GGTTGTGGAGCAAAGGAGAGACGTTATGGAGGGGCTGGTGTGCAGCGGAACACTTGGTACTCTGGCCAACAGATCTGCAGTTGCTGTGGACTACTTGCCAGCCCTGCGCACCATCTGCAGGTCGGAGCAGATTAAGGAGCAAGGCAAGGTGAAACGACG GTTTCTACACTACCTGGACTCCATCCATCTGGGTCTCCACAAGAATACTCTCCAGTACCTTTCCAAAGACTTCCCATAA
- the atad5a gene encoding ATPase family AAA domain-containing protein 5 isoform X1, which produces MAGVVAMASVIEDFDTQPCKKSSKDGGSAVVKTITSYFSPVAKAVEKPFSPPRSNNIMDYFSRGPLTSKVKSSPSEHLKGIGQRSSEEHTNPEVTVKQPSLKRRRKTTKAKTELVDFEAAISDDEDSNLPASSQSVCAVVGSDTAALLAQISADASNSNRSIESNTCQSDKKAQKNEYDKNASKYGKDGQPEQDVSINSTSSPVGNVKEKGKPVKTNATHSSKKNKQKEENHSKSEQKGAESSCAVHTEVEVNEGSELKRNTVMISFEDFVRSQSEVKGEEKSTDVQCEGNKISQEGDKMDTHQLDTSKSKENVASTEVSVQVSPRTITIQAQMHTISPKQETGKPEIRGALLTNRRKGARNLATEAPPLHTALVTAKRKSNVVLEEEDLDLIVLESESSPKCSDAERRQFMAAFKQPSLDGSKAKLCQNQAKQNQPAEKDVEENDFQEEKMVTKTEPQRKCRKAAEKVTASSKVADETLPAKSDDIQEEPEASINLSIPVVRRSRREAVLRQAPETPETFPVRKRNRLKDFAETPVKFSSRKTRKFKHGVYIAEMVSPPDAKETPIRIQFRRVHPNASGNGKNPLLDCNVSDNSKKQKKAKKMVAKAKAIQQIKKDAVENKRTVRRSTRTEASIAKSYCEDENVVISLEDDQPASPQKGPQKSQTKTSLRNLNDVLGKATKAAPASKGALTEGQDKNARKVSSVISIFDESSREGSENSQDDEQFRARREFLKSGLPESFKKQMAKASVTKETYTLSCASFQPVVHMMQIPNDCPLWRLPWPESPQLCCLNELSIDVSEPSPPLNGSLGMKTKPERGVFCERGSGWRLEMSEKVRQLLIEEVSASNPLFPAKTFLPRFLASRADHQQHSEAASTRSSPEALGGKRKRMDDKLAKVAKKQRAADHEENICTLEPEPSKRVGRTRRVQRARLDKAKDKPLSGTDDAVIVLDDVCEDTEKKVEAKEDVLWTEKYQPQHSSDIIGNTASVQRLHCWLKEWKHRADREERNKQKEKKQEEDRNNSDWDCGDEEPLFAEDSLCNTVLITGPTGIGKTASVYACAQELGFKVFEVNASSQRSGRLILSQLKEATQSHQVDIQGVNANKPAFFNSYNTSSGTGKLGSSPRKPNSPRRIVSSPRKPPNSPRGTKRGGLAPTSLANFFKMGRPNNKEPSSTKQAPSKKMTPQEDTRKQKDSTVKSAVASTPKDNEEPSKRTATSLILFEEVDVIFDEDAGFLAAIKTFMSTTKRPVILTTSDPAFSTMFDGNFEEIHFKTPSLLDVSSYLRLLCLAEDTRTDQRDISTLLKINGCDIRQSLLQLQCWTRSAGGRHVPSPSDDTNPNGNELKRQTSGGAAGECALTVTSPQPPCESGCAQSRLGLLNIEPERDVWELLQIHTHELACWELLMESTRQGVNLLYSNMESLLPLPRLQLISTYKPEPTSEFVPACRQSDEPPSHARLLHSSEAADCSDDGSPIKVSHRMKKNKRRHYLPDQDGLHSDSDSEESFLSLCKQQEGPQAKEEPTERLVPQMEERKPLTPAERLKSVPVSKCLESLSDFFNNMSDIDSLLVHQGGDAHRGPLQVSAALKDGMTDESRYELDTLSWVLGERTLEIQTAVEALSFHKCRLSVAEAWDRARQLEGQLAEDTAAELTLPVASHCNCYSFTQSSLCPPQVVEQRRDVMEGLVCSGTLGTLANRSAVAVDYLPALRTICRSEQIKEQGKVKRRFLHYLDSIHLGLHKNTLQYLSKDFP; this is translated from the exons ATGGCTGGTGTTGTGGCAATGGCGTCTGTCATAGAGGATTTTGACACACAG CCTTGCAAGAAATCGAGCAAAGATGGTGGCAGTGCTGTTGTCAAGACAATCACCAGCTACTTCTCTCCTGTGGCCAAAGCTGTGGAGAAACCGTTCTCACCTCCTCGCTCCAATAACATCATGGACTATTTTAGCCGTGGTCCTCTGACCTCCAAAGTAAAGTCCAGCCCATCAGAACACCTTAAAGGGATTGGTCAGAGGTCTTCAGAAGAGCACACCAACCCAGAGGTTACTGTGAAGCAGCCGTCACTTAAACGGAGGAGAAAGACAACTAAAGCTAAAACTGAACTTGTGGATTTTGAAGCTGCTATTTCAGATGATGAGGACTCAAACTTGCCGGCAAGTTCCCAAAGTGTCTGTGCTGTCGTTGGCAGTGATACAGCTGCTCTGCTGGCCCAGATTAGCGCCGATGCTTCGAACTCTAATCGTTCAATAGAGAGCAACACTTGTCAGTCTGATAAGAAGGCTCAGAAAAAtgaatatgacaaaaatgcctCTAAATATGGAAAAGATGGCCAACCTGAACAAGATGTGTCAATCAATAGCACTTCATCTCCAGTTGGTAATGTAAAGGAAAAGGGGAAACCAGTTAAAACAAATGCTACACACAGTTCCAAGAAGAATAAACAAAAGGAGGAAAATCATTCTAAATCCGAGCAGAAAGGTGCAGAAAGTTCTTGTGCTGTCCACACGGAGGTTGAGGTCAACGAGGGCTCTGAGTTGAAGAGGAACACGGTCATGATCTCTTTTGAGGATTTTGTCCGCAGTCAGTCCGAGGTCAAGGGTGAAGAAAAGAGTACTGATGTGCAGTGTGAAGGAAATAAGATATCTCAAGAGGGTGATAAAATGGATACTCACCAGTTGGACACCTCTAAATCTAAAGAAAATGTAGCATCTACAGAGGTCTCTGTCCAAGTCTCACCTCGAACCATCACCATTCAGGCTCAAATGCACACCATCTCACcaaagcaggaaacaggaaagCCTGAGATAAGGGGAGCATTGCTAACGAACAGGAGAAAGGGTGCGAGAAATCTTGCAACGGAAGCACCACCTCTTCACACGGCGCTTGTGACAGCCAAACGGAAATCCAATGTTGTTCTTGAAGAAGAGGATCTTGACCTGATTGTGCTTGAGAGTGAATCTAGCCCCAAGTGCTCTGATGCAGAGAGAAGACAGTTCATGGCGGCCTTCAAACAACCTAGCCTGGATGGGTCCAAGGCAAAGCTGTGCCAGAACCAGGCCAAGCAAAATCAACCTGCAGAGAAAGATGTTGAGGAAAATGACTTTCAGGAAGAGAAAATGGTTACAAAAACAGAACCACAAAGAAAATGTAGAAAAGCAGCAGAAAAAGTCACAGCTTCATCAAAGGTTGCAGATGAAACCTTGCCTGCTAAATCTGATGACATCCAAGAGGAGCCAGAGGCTTCCATAAATCTCTCTATTCCAGTTGTGAGGAGGTCTCGAAGAGAGGCTGTTCTTAGGCAAGCCCCTGAAACTCCAGAAACATTTCCTGTTAGGAAACGGAATAGATTGAAGGATTTTGCAGAGACCCCTGTTAAATTCTCATCCCGTAAAACACGAAAGTTCAAGCATGGAGTCTACATAGCAGAGATGGTCTCCCCACCTGATGCCAAAGAGACTCCAATCAg GATACAATTCAGGAGAGTTCATCCGAATGCATCTGGAAATGGCAAAAATCCTCTTTTGGACTGTAAT gTATCTGAtaactccaaaaaacagaagaaggcaaaaaaaatggttgcGAAAGCTAAAGCCATTCAACAGATTAAGAAAGATGCTGTTGAGAATAAGAGGACCGTAAGACGTTCAACAAGGACGGAGGCTTCCATCGCAAAGAGTTATTGTGAAGATGAG AATGTTGTCATCTCCCTGGAGGATGACCAGCCTGCTTCACCTCAGAAGGGAccacaaaaaagtcaaactaagaCCTCTCTACGCAATCTAAATGACGTGCTGGGTAAAGCCACCAAAGCTGCCCCAG CCTCCAAGGGCGCCTTGACGGAGGGCCAGGACAAGAACGCTCGCAAGGTATCTTCTGTGATTTCCATCTTTGATGAGAGCAGCCGCGAGGGCTCTGAAAACTCCCAAGATGACGAGCAGTTCAGGGCTCGCCGAGAGTTTCTCAAGAGCGGCTTGCCTGAGTCCTTCAAGAAGCAGATGGCCAAGGCTTCTGTCACCAAAGAGACATACACACTTTCCTGTGCCTCTTTCCAACCAGTTGTACACATGATGCAAATACCAAATG ATTGTCCTCTATGGCGTCTACCCTGGCCAGAGTCTCCTCAACTGTGCTGTCTCAATGAGCTTTCCATAGACGTGTCTGAGCCCAGTCCACCTCTAAATGGCTCCTTGGGTATGAAGACAAAACCGGAGCGTGGAGTGTTTTGTGAACGA GGTTCAGGTTGGAGGCTTGAGATGTCTGAAAAAGTTCGTCAGCTTCTGATTGAGGAGGTCAGCGCCTCAAACCCTCTCTTCCCCGCTAAGACATTTCTGCCTCGCTTCTTGGCCAGTCGTGCTGATCACCAACAACACTCAG AGGCTGCAAGCACTCGGTCTTCACCTGAGGCATTAGGAggaaagaggaagaggatggaTGACAAGTTGGCCAAAGTAGCTAAGAAACAGCGAGCTGCCGATCATGAAGAAAACATTTGCACCCTGGAGCCAGAACCGTCAAAGAGGGTAGGCCGCACAAGACGAGTCCAGAGAGCCAGACTGGATAAGGCGAAGGACAAGCCTTTGTCTGGAACAGATGATGCTGTCATCGTGCTTGATGACGTGTGTGAGGACACTGAGAAGAAAG TTGAGGCAAAGGAGGATGTGTTATGGACAGAAAAATATCAGCCGCAGCACTCCAGTGACATCATTGGCAACACAGCCTCAGTGCAGAGGCTGCACTG TTGGCTGAAGGAATGGAAGCATCGTGCAGACAGGGAAGAGAGGAATAagcagaaagaaaagaaacaagagGAAGACCGCAACA ACTCTGATTGGGACTGTGGAGATGAGGAACCCCTGTTTGCAGAGGACTCGTTGTGCAATACAGTCCTAATTACAGGACCCACGGGAATAGGAAAGACTGCCTCAGTCTATGCTTGTGCTCAGGAGTTGGGTTTTAAG GTGTTTGAGGTGAACGCTTCATCTCAACGGAGTGGCCGTCTGATTCTTTCCCAGCTGAAGGAGGCCACTCAGTCGCATCAGGTTGACATTCAAGGAGTCAATGCAAACAAGCCCGCATTCTTTAACAGCTACAACACGAGCAGTGGCACTGGCAAGCTTGGATCCTCTCCAA GGAAGCCGAACTCTCCTCGCAGGATTGTTTCATCTCCCAGGAAACCTCCCAACTCTCCAAGAGGCACTAAACGAGGAGGCCTCGCTCCAACCTCTTTAGCAAATTTCTTCAAAATGGGCCGACCCAACAACAAGGAACCATCGAGCACTAAGCAGG CCCCTTCCAAGAAGATGACACCACAGGAGGACACGAGAAAACAAAAGGACTCCACAGTCAAATCAGCCGTGGCTTCCACGCCTAAGGACAATGAGGAGCCGAGTAAGAGGACGGCCACCTCGCTCATCCTGTTTGAAGAGGTGGATGTTATTTTTGACGAAGATGCTGGCTTTCTTGCTGCCATCAAGACCTTCATGAGCACTACAAAGAGACCAGTCATCCTCACCACCAGTG ATCCTGCATTCAGCACCATGTTTGACGGCAACTTTGAAGAGATCCATTTCAAAACGCCCTCTTTG TTGGACGTGAGCAGCTACCTGCGCCTGTTGTGTCTGGCTGAGGACACGAGGACAGATCAGCGTGATATCAGCACACTGCTCAAAATCAACGGCTGTGACATCCGGCAGAGCCTGTTGCAGCTGCAATGCTGGACTCGAAGTGCAGGGGGGCGCCACGTTCCATCACCTTCAGATGACACAAATCCAAATG GAAATGAACTGAAGCGACAGACTAGTGGTGGAGCAGCAGGCGAATGTGCACTGACTGTAACGTCACCTCAACCTCCATGTGAAAGCGGCTGTGCGCAGAGTCGGCTGGGCCTACTGAATATCGAACCTGAGAGAGATGTTTGGGAGCTGCTACAG ATTCACACACATGAACTGGCTTGCTGGGAGCTACTCATGGAAAGCACTCGACAAGGAGTTAACTTGCTCTACTCCAATATGGAGAGCCTCTTACCTTTACCACGCTTGCAGTTGATCTCCACCTACAAACCAGAGCCCACCTCTGAGTTTGTACCTGCCTGCCGTCAGTCTGACGAGCCGCCTTCCCATGCGAGGCTGCTACACTCATCTGAGGCAGCAGATTGCTCAGATGATGGGAGTCCAATTAAAGTGTCACATAGAATGAAGAAGAACAAGAGGCGACATTACCTCCCTGACCAGGATGGACTGCACTCAGACTCTGACTCAGAGGAGAGTTTCCTCTCTCTCTGCAAGCAGCAAGAAGGACCTCAGGCCAAAGAGGAACCCACCGAAAGACTAGTTCCACAAATGGAAGAAAGGAAACCACTGACTCCTGCAGAGCGTCTGAAAAGCGTTCCTGTCTCCAAGTGTCTAGAATCACTAAGTGActttttcaacaatatgtctGACATAGACTCCCTACTTGTTCATCAGGGGGGTGATGCTCACAGGGGACCCCTTCAAGTCAGTGCAGCTCTGAAGGACGGAATGACTGATGAGTCCAGATATGAGCTGGACACCTTGAGCTGGGTGTTGGGTGAGCGTACACTGGAGATCCAGACTGCGGTGGAGGCGCTGAGCTTCCACAAGTGTCGGCTCTCTGTAGCAGAGGCCTGGGACCGAGCCCGGCAGCTGGAGGGGCAGTTGGCAGAGGACACTGCGGCAGAACTCACCCTCCCTGTGGCCTCTCATTGCAATTGTTACAGCTTCACTCAGAGCAGCCTCTGTCCGCCCCA GGTTGTGGAGCAAAGGAGAGACGTTATGGAGGGGCTGGTGTGCAGCGGAACACTTGGTACTCTGGCCAACAGATCTGCAGTTGCTGTGGACTACTTGCCAGCCCTGCGCACCATCTGCAGGTCGGAGCAGATTAAGGAGCAAGGCAAGGTGAAACGACG GTTTCTACACTACCTGGACTCCATCCATCTGGGTCTCCACAAGAATACTCTCCAGTACCTTTCCAAAGACTTCCCATAA